CTGAACCGTGTGAGATCGGCTATTCGCAGGGGACACATCAGGGAGATGGTCGAAAGAAGAGCCGTCCAGCACTCATGGAATGTTCAGTTTCTGAGATATCTGGATACTGAACACCATGATTATTTCGAAAGAGTCTGCACGAATGCCGGCGGCTCGATAATAGCCACATCGGAGACATCGCTAAGAAGGGCAGACATACTTCGCTATGTCAGGCGCATTGCAGCGCAATACGTGCCGCCGGCAGGCATGAAAATAGCGCTGCTTGTTCCGTGTTCCAGGAGGAAACCGTATTTCCGCTCCAAATCACACAGAATATTTCGCGATGCGGTTATGTCGTCGCAGTCGGCAACAGCTGTTCACATGCTGACAGTGACATCACCCATCGGCATCGTGCCGGAAGAGCTTGAAACAGTCTATCCGGCTGCCCACTACGACATACCTGTTACCGGCCAGTGGTCTGCCGACGAAAAAGCGAGAGCGGCAGACATGCTGCTGGAAATACTTGGAAAGGGCGGATACGAGGCGGTCGTGTCCCACCTCGAGGATGAGAGGGATTTTGTTAACGCCGCACTCCGTGGAGCAGGAATTGAGTTCACAGACACGTCCGAAGGCAGGACGCGCGAACACGCATCTGTTGAGAGGCTGAAGAGCGTGCTTGCAGCCGTGAAGATTAGCGGTGTTCCCGGCTGGAGAGAAAGAAACAGACAGTTCCTCGAGAGTATGGCGCGTTACCAGTTCGGACCGTATGGAACACGGCTGCTCGAAGGAGTCACGGTGCTGGGAAGGTATCCCAACGTCAGAATCATTCTGAATGGCGTGCAGCTGGGCATGCTGACAGAAGACAGGGGACTCATCTCCCTGACACTGAAGGGCGCGGAGCGCATATACGAAGGGATACCGGAGTACTGCGTGGAGATACAGAATTTCGTGCTGCGCAGCAACCTGTTTGCCGCGGGAGTGAAGCGCGCCGGATCGTGCATAAGGACAGGCGACGAGGTCGTTGTGACACAGAATGATCGGGTTGCGGGTGTGGGAGTGGCCATGATGCCGGGCGATGAAATGAACGAGAGAGGGAAAGGGGAGGCGGTTCGCATAAGACATTATTCTTCGCACGATGCAGGAAAGCGGTAAATGAGCCGGCCGCCTGACATACAGGTTGCCCATGGCGCCACTGAAATGCAGTAACATGATTGTAGAGTACAGCTATCAGCTGAGAGTGAGTGATCATGCGCATCCGACGGCTGAACCTTTGAGGACGGGCATCTTTCGGCCTACTCCCCCTGATACGCATTTAAATAAGAACAGCCGATGATTCAGGGCAACTGAAGGCAATTCGGATGGCAGAAAAAAAGCTTGAAGAAATTAACGGAATAGGACCTGCGACGGCCGAAAAATTGAGAGAGGCCGGTTACACAGATTTGATGTCGATAGCAATAGAGTCGCCAAGGAATCTGGCGGAAGTATGCGAAATAGGCGAATCGACTGCTGCAAAGATCATCAACTCCGCGAAGGAGGCCGTCGATATCGGCGGTTTTGAGACAGGCGACGAGATCATGGAGAGAAGGCGCGGAGTACGCAGACTCGCGACCGGCTCTAAGGCGTTCGATGACCTGATCGGGGGCGGCCTGGAATCGCAGGCCATAACTGAACTGTACGGCGAGTTCGGCAGCGGAAAAACACAGATATGCCACCAGGCTGCCGTCAATGTAACACTGCCTGAGGAAAAAGGGGGACTGAACGGCGAAGTCGTGATAATCGACACGGAAAACACATTCCGCCCGGAGAGGATAACGCAGATGTCGATCGCAATGGATCTCGATCCTTCCGAAACGCTGAAGAAGATACATGTCGCGCGTGCATACAATTCGGCTCACCAGATGCTGCTGGTCGACAAGGCATCAGAACTGGCGAAGGAGAAGCCGGTCAAGCTGCTCATCGTGGACTCGCTCACTGCTCATTTCAGGGCTGAATACGTCGGACGCGGTTCGCTTGCAGAGAGACAGCAGGCATTGAACACACACATGCACGCTCTACTTAGATTCGGCGATCTGAACAATTCGGTCATACTGTGCACAAATCAGGTGGCTGCGAAGCCTGATGCATTTTTCGGCGACCCGACCAGGCCCATTGGGGGCCACATCGTTGGCCACACAGCGACATACCGTGTGTACCTGAGAAAGAGCAAAGCGGGAAAGAGGATTGCGAGGCTCGTCGACTCCCCGAGTCTTCCTGAGGCTGAGTGCGTTATTACAGTGAGTGAGGAAGGCATAAGAGACTGAACCCGCTTATCGCACTCTGCATGCCCGCCGTGGAAGAGAGACAGGTTGTGGTGGAACTCTCGCTCGAACACGAACTTTTCCCGGCGGCAGAAGTCGAAGCACTATCCGGTATTGCCGCATTCACTACAGCGAAGATGCACAGGGAACTGGCGATTCTCCGCAGCCGCGATGCGGACCTCACGGCCGGGAAGCTTTGCTCCAGACTCGCATTTTCCCACAGTGTCTCCTTCCTGCTCGGCGATTATTCGACCTGGGCAGAGGTCCTGAAATCCGCACAGTTGTGCGGCAGGGAACTCGGGGGAAACACGTTCAGGGTAAGGGTGGTGACCAGAGACAGGGAGATGAAACGCATCGTTCCGTCAATGGAAAGAGAGCTGGGAGGTGTGATAAGCAGATACGGGAGAGTTGACATCAGCAACGCCGGCACCGAATTCAGGGTCTTTTATAGCGACGGACGTTTTATGCTGACCATGTTACGCTGCGCCGTAGACAGGCGCGCGATTGACAGGAGGAGTGCTTCGAACAGGGTGTTCTTCTCACCCGTATCCCTTCCACCAAGGTACGCGAAGGGACTGCTGAATCTCTGCAGAGTCTCGGAGGGGGAAAGAGTTCTCGATCCTTTCTGCGGCACCGGCGGCATCGTCATGGAATCGATGCTCATGGGAGCGGATACGGTGGGAACAGACATAGACGGTGCGATGATAAGCGGTACGATTGCAAATCTGAGACAGATAGGCATAGACGGAAAATACGAACTGCACGTACTCGATGTTTCCGACATTCCGTCGCTTGGCAGATTTGATGCCATTGTAACTGATCCGCCGTACGGCAGATCGTCATACATGAACAGAGAACAACCGGAGTCGCTGTATGCGAGGGCAATGACGGCCTTTGCCCAGTGCCTCAAAAGAGGCGGCAGACTCGGCATCGTTCTTCCGGACCCGTCGCTTGTTGACGGTGGAAAGGCATTCACTCTCGAAACGTGCATCAGGCAGAAGGTGCACAGATCCCTCACGAGGAACTACATGGTGTTTTCCAGGAACTGAGGCCGTTGCGTCCGCTCCGCCCGCAACTGCTCACTGAGCAGTAACAGAGATTGTAAATACGGTTCTGAAACCAGAAGCAACTCCGAACACTTCCAGCGTGTAGTGTCCTGGCGGCACGGGATTGGAGCTCGGATTGATCTCGGCAATAGAAACTGTCACGTTTGTCTCTGTGGCTGCCGCTAATTTAAAGGTGAGCGAGCCTTTGTATGCGGAGCTGTTGGGCGGAGCGGATCCGGGTGCAAAAAGCATCAGGAAATAAGGATATCCGCTCGTGCTCTGGACGGAAGACAGCGTTATGTTTTCGACAGTATTGCCGGTGCTTTTGACGTTCAGCAGAAACGTCTGCGTGCTCGTATTGTTAACCATGACGGATGTAGTGGCAGAAGTCATGGAAAAACTCGTGTGTGCTGGTATGGTTGTGACCGGGATTGGCGTGAATGAAATCAGGAACATGGCGGCGGCTATAGCTCCGAGCATCTTCCTGTCAATTTTCAGCTTGGATATGTCGTTAAGCGGGGGCGGATGCCTCACACCGAGAATCATCACGAAAAACGCTATGAATATCCAGCTTGTGAAATTGAGCGACAGGACAATCAGCACAGCGAGCGTTGCCCAGCCGAGATAGCGTGCATTATCGCCCAGCAGCGCCCTTGCGACGTGACCCCCGTCCAGCTGTCCTGCAGGCAGCAGGTTCAGCGCTGTTGCGAAAAATCCTACCCACGCTGCGAAAGCGGTGGGAAATATTATGAATGAGCCGGATGAGAAAGGGAAAAATGACATCATGAAGTCATAAAGGAAAGGCGCCTTGAATACTGGCGTACCGGGCACCACGATTACATGAACGAGGTTCATCTGTGTGAGCATGAAACCGGCGATTGCCACAGGTATCGAGACTAGGAAGCCGACGATGGGCCCGGCGATCCCTATCTCCAGCAGCGCCTTTCTGTTCGGAAAAGGATCACGTATTGATATGAAGGCGCCGAGCGTGCCAAGCGGCGGTATGGACGGCAGGAAATAAGGAAGGGATGCATTCACATGGTAACGCCTGGCCACGATAAAGTGGCCCATCTCATGGGATGCCAGTATAAGCATGAGGGGGAAAACAAAGAATATGATGCCGTTCACGATGCTGTCAGGCGTGAACGTGTTCGCCTGATTGTAGTAATTTGACCAGAGTATCGCCCCGGTCACCGTCGTGGAAACAAGTGTGACCGCGAGCAGAACGATGTTTGGAATATTGCCGTGACGCCCCGTGGGCCTGCGCTTTCCGACTATTATTGCAAATTCGCCGCCGCGCTTCTGCAGGAAGGGAACATAATTCTTCGGAACGAGTTGTTTTCTAACCTCGTCAAACTTACTCTCCAGTTCTGACGGAGTGCATCTCACAAAGAATGCCACGGTCTCGTACGTCACCCGTATATCGTAGACATCGAAATAATTCGAAACCGCCGACTTAAGCATCTCGACTTCCGCACCCAGCGATCCGGACGCGGCGTAGTGGCCATAGTTCACGCTGGAAATTAAGATGCTCTTGGTAATTAAGCATTGTCAACGGCTACGCGATAAATCAGATGGCTTGATTCGCCTCTTCCGGTTTTCATTAAGCTGCTGATTCTACTTGTAACGCCTCCTTGAAGTGAGACCGCAACTTGATAATTCAGGCCAGTACCTGCCGCTGCATCGCATCCATCACAAATGCAAATCAAGCCGGGAGTCGATGGCATTAAATTCTAATAATATCTGGCACTCCCGCCCAGCGCACGGAGCATGATCAAGTGTCGGACGGAATCGGCGGAATGTTTCGCAACTATCTCAGGCTGATCAGGTATGGCAACTGCGCCATGTCCGGGGTAGCTGCTTTCCTTGGAGCGTTCGTCGTATCCGGGACTCGACTATACAGTCACGTGCCGGCAGTATCGGCGGCCATAGTCACTGTTTTCCTGTTCACCGCAGCGGGCAACACGCTGAACGATTTTCTGGATGCAGACATAGATGCGAGGGCGCACCCGGAGCGCCCCATACCTTCGGGTTTTATCGCCAGGGAGAAGGCACGCAGGCTTGCGTATCTGCTTTTTGCGGCATCCGTCATCTCATCACTCTTCATAAACGCCCCGGCGCTGATGATCGTCATACTCTCGCTCATCATAATGCTCGCCTACGAGTTCAGGCTGAAGAAGCTTGGTCTTACGGGCAATTTTTCAATAGCATGGCTCACAGCCTCACTCTTTCTGTTTGGAGCGGTATCAGTGGGCACGCCACTGCCCGTGTGGGCGCTGTTTGCGACATCGTTTGCCGCCACGCTGGGCAGGGAGATCATAAAGGACATTCAGGACAGGGAGGCAGACTCAGGCATCAGGAAGACGCTGCCCATGAAGATAGGTGATCGTAAATCGATGCTCATTTCATCGATTGCACTGCTTTCCGCAATCGCAGTGAGTCCGTTTCCATATCTGCTGCATCAGTTCGGCACCGGCTATCTGCTGATCGTCATTGTGGCAGATGTCCTCTTTGCAGAGTCCGCGGTACTGCAGGTGCGAAGCGCGGCAAGGGCACAGTCAACTACTAAAATAGCGATGTATGTTGCCCTTCTTGCATTCCTTGCCGGAGCATTGGGTGGCTGAATATGCCGAAGGTCATAGATTACATACATTCGAGGTTGAAAGAAGGAACGCTGCACATGACGCTGATAGATCCGGACAAGCAGACGGCCGCGGCGGCCGGAAGGATTGCCGGGGAAGCGACGGCGTGCGGCACATCCGCAATAATGGTTGGCGGCTCCACGGGAATAGAGCAGAATAGTCTCGACAGGACAATTGCCGCGATAAAAGCATCTTCTGACAGACCGGTGATATGTTTCCCGTCCAACGCCTCCAGTCTCAGCGGCAGCTTCGATGCCATATATTTTCTATCCATGCTCAATTCTGCTTCGCCGAGGCACATAACTGGGGAGCAGGCGGCCGGAGCGCATGCAGTGAAGAGTTTAGGCATCGAACCTATCGGCATGGGCTACGTGATTATCGAGCCGGGAATGAAGGTTGGCGAGGTCGGAAAGGCGGAACCAATCCGGAGGACGGACATAAAGTCAGCCGTGGGGTATGCACTTGCTGCAGAATATTTTGGCATGAAACTCGTATATCTTGAAGCAGGTAGCGGTTCACCGGAGCCGGTGCCCGGAGAAATGATAAGGGCAGTGAAAAAAGCCATAACTGTCCCGCTGATCGTCGGCGGAGGTATCAGGGACGGCAGTGCTGCCAGAATGGTCGTTGCAGCGGGAGCCGACATCGTTGTCACCGGGACGGTTGTTGAGCGGGAGAACGGAACGGAAAACCTCTGCGAAATAATCAGCACGATCAATACAGCTGGGAAGCGGGCATGATGCGTTACCCGGCAAAGCCGTAAGGCATAGTCAGATCGCGAGAAATGCTTCGTGCAGTGCCGTCGAACCTGAGAGTTCTGGATGAAACGCGAGCGCCATAAGGCTGCCCTGCTTGGCCATGACAATTTTATCGTCGAACCTGGAAAGCGGCCTGCAGTCACCCCACACTTCCGTAATGGCTGGAGCGCGTATGAATACACCCGAGAAGTGGTCGACTATGCTGTCTATGGAGAGGCTCGCTTCAAACGATTCCCTCTGCCTTCCGAAGAAATTCCTGTCGACCTTCATATCCATGAGACCCAGCAGCCTGGTGCCTGTTCTGCCTACCTGCTCATCCCCCTTCTTTGCCATCAGTATGCATCCGGCGCACGTGCCCATGACCGGCATGCCCTCATCTGCTCTTTTCACTATTGCGTCAAAGAGGCCGAAACGCACTAGCAATTTTGAAATGGTGGTGCTTTCACCGCCGGGGATGATGAGGCTTTCGACTGTTTCGAGGTCTTTCGCGCTCCTCACCATGACCGCTCGCCCTCCTGGACGACGTATGTCGATAGCCGCCTGAAGCGTGTTGATGTGCTCGCTCACATCACCCTGTACAGCGACAACGCCTGCCTTCATCGTCCCGGAGAATATTGAATCTGTTTATGGCTTTTCCGATCCGGTTTTCCTGTTTTCAGAGAATTATTTCGATTGGGGAGCATAAGAAATTAAGACTGCATCCTTTTACCCCTGAAGAGATGATGAACAGCACAGGACATGATGCAGACTGCCTCTTCTGCAAACTTATTCGTGGAACCATGCCATCGTTCAAAGTGTACGAAGACGACTTTGTATTCGCATGCCTCGACAGATTCCCAATAACTGCGGGACATACGCTCGTGATGCCTAAGAGCCACCATAGCAGACTTGTTGACCTGCCGTTTGACCTGACCGCCAAGATGTTCGACGTGACACGCCGTATTGGCAGGGCATTCTATGCTATGAACTACACGGGAGTGAATTACTTTGTAAACGAGGGTTCTGATGCCGGTCAGGTAATATTTCATGTGCACTGCCACGTGATACCGCGTCGCCCTTCAGACGGTTTGGACTTCCGCGTGAGAAGAAAGGGGCTGACTGAATCAGACATGGAGGATGCTGCGGGCGGCATCAGGGAGCATATGAAGCATGACTGACGAAATGCTGTCCTTTGGTTCAGGAACATAACGGTACGCTGTTTCGGTTTTAGGGAAGTCCCGACTCCCGGATTTGAACCGGGGACCTGCTGATATCAGCGGCCAATATCGGCTTTGCCGATAACACAACTACAGTCAGCCGCTCTGCCAGTCTGAGCTAAGTCGGGCTTATCTGAAAATACAATAATTATTAATTACTTGTTGTCGAAAGCGACTGAACTGCACCGCGCCGTCAGCCTTGTCGCGTTGCCACAATAAGCATGTCAGCGGCTTCTCCGATGCTCAGCACATGTTCCTTTCCGGTGTCCATATCATGAACCGTGACTTTTCCTGTCTCCAGTTCTCTCCTGCCGACGACCATCACATACGGTATGCCGTTCCTGTCCGCGAATTCAAACGCCTTGCCTATGCTCTTTTCGAACGCTATGTCGCAATTCAGGCCGCGCCTTCTGAGTTCGTCTGCCATGCGTAGACAATCGTCAAGCGTCTTCAGCGGAACTATCAGCACAAAGGGAACATGAGACAGCCTGGCCGAAAAACCTTCGAACTTGCGTTCCTCGAGAACGGCAAAGATGACGTCCAGTCCGAACGTCATGCCGGTTGCAGGAAACACTTTGTTTCCTCCCGCAAAACTGTCTACCATGCCGTCATACCGGCCTCCGGCAGCCAGCGAACTCGTGATGGCGTTCTGTCCTTCCTTCACGTAAACTTCCCACATCGGCCCTGTATAGTAGCTCAGTCCTCTTGCCAGCGTCGGGAGGAATATTACATCGCTCGACTGCCCGAAACTTTCCAGGAATCGGAAGAGCTCCTTCAGCTCGGTGATGCCCTCACTGTCTTTTCCGCCAGAAAGAATACGCTCGAAGAATCCCAGCCTGTCCTGATAGTTGTCGATGAGCAGCGCTTCG
The DNA window shown above is from Candidatus Sysuiplasma acidicola and carries:
- a CDS encoding site-2 protease family protein codes for the protein MNYGHYAASGSLGAEVEMLKSAVSNYFDVYDIRVTYETVAFFVRCTPSELESKFDEVRKQLVPKNYVPFLQKRGGEFAIIVGKRRPTGRHGNIPNIVLLAVTLVSTTVTGAILWSNYYNQANTFTPDSIVNGIIFFVFPLMLILASHEMGHFIVARRYHVNASLPYFLPSIPPLGTLGAFISIRDPFPNRKALLEIGIAGPIVGFLVSIPVAIAGFMLTQMNLVHVIVVPGTPVFKAPFLYDFMMSFFPFSSGSFIIFPTAFAAWVGFFATALNLLPAGQLDGGHVARALLGDNARYLGWATLAVLIVLSLNFTSWIFIAFFVMILGVRHPPPLNDISKLKIDRKMLGAIAAAMFLISFTPIPVTTIPAHTSFSMTSATTSVMVNNTSTQTFLLNVKSTGNTVENITLSSVQSTSGYPYFLMLFAPGSAPPNSSAYKGSLTFKLAAATETNVTVSIAEINPSSNPVPPGHYTLEVFGVASGFRTVFTISVTAQ
- a CDS encoding UbiA family prenyltransferase, with the protein product MSDGIGGMFRNYLRLIRYGNCAMSGVAAFLGAFVVSGTRLYSHVPAVSAAIVTVFLFTAAGNTLNDFLDADIDARAHPERPIPSGFIAREKARRLAYLLFAASVISSLFINAPALMIVILSLIIMLAYEFRLKKLGLTGNFSIAWLTASLFLFGAVSVGTPLPVWALFATSFAATLGREIIKDIQDREADSGIRKTLPMKIGDRKSMLISSIALLSAIAVSPFPYLLHQFGTGYLLIVIVADVLFAESAVLQVRSAARAQSTTKIAMYVALLAFLAGALGG
- a CDS encoding HIT domain-containing protein, which gives rise to MMNSTGHDADCLFCKLIRGTMPSFKVYEDDFVFACLDRFPITAGHTLVMPKSHHSRLVDLPFDLTAKMFDVTRRIGRAFYAMNYTGVNYFVNEGSDAGQVIFHVHCHVIPRRPSDGLDFRVRRKGLTESDMEDAAGGIREHMKHD
- the radA gene encoding DNA repair and recombination protein RadA — protein: MAEKKLEEINGIGPATAEKLREAGYTDLMSIAIESPRNLAEVCEIGESTAAKIINSAKEAVDIGGFETGDEIMERRRGVRRLATGSKAFDDLIGGGLESQAITELYGEFGSGKTQICHQAAVNVTLPEEKGGLNGEVVIIDTENTFRPERITQMSIAMDLDPSETLKKIHVARAYNSAHQMLLVDKASELAKEKPVKLLIVDSLTAHFRAEYVGRGSLAERQQALNTHMHALLRFGDLNNSVILCTNQVAAKPDAFFGDPTRPIGGHIVGHTATYRVYLRKSKAGKRIARLVDSPSLPEAECVITVSEEGIRD
- the pdxT gene encoding pyridoxal 5'-phosphate synthase glutaminase subunit PdxT, coding for MKAGVVAVQGDVSEHINTLQAAIDIRRPGGRAVMVRSAKDLETVESLIIPGGESTTISKLLVRFGLFDAIVKRADEGMPVMGTCAGCILMAKKGDEQVGRTGTRLLGLMDMKVDRNFFGRQRESFEASLSIDSIVDHFSGVFIRAPAITEVWGDCRPLSRFDDKIVMAKQGSLMALAFHPELSGSTALHEAFLAI
- a CDS encoding geranylgeranylglyceryl/heptaprenylglyceryl phosphate synthase yields the protein MPKVIDYIHSRLKEGTLHMTLIDPDKQTAAAAGRIAGEATACGTSAIMVGGSTGIEQNSLDRTIAAIKASSDRPVICFPSNASSLSGSFDAIYFLSMLNSASPRHITGEQAAGAHAVKSLGIEPIGMGYVIIEPGMKVGEVGKAEPIRRTDIKSAVGYALAAEYFGMKLVYLEAGSGSPEPVPGEMIRAVKKAITVPLIVGGGIRDGSAARMVVAAGADIVVTGTVVERENGTENLCEIISTINTAGKRA
- a CDS encoding DUF5591 domain-containing protein, whose translation is MNENQINEVDRPVFQINSRDFAARTGTFGLGRFSLSVPAVLFAAGTHDEYGKEFETLLTSSRIETEKVQFMSSRNTMFHGERVSEIGERHVLMPNVIPFSSSLSGVAEAAKQKRVERVFVSTASPEEMDGVLDRDSDIYVMANAAELVNFPDQLAGAIIAMREKIGWRKLIYVPGVARPSNLALLMYAGVDIADSLLTEMDAARGRVTVDGDVREAGALGEGICHCVACANGMERVVHWHSRYQLLDELNRVRSAIRRGHIREMVERRAVQHSWNVQFLRYLDTEHHDYFERVCTNAGGSIIATSETSLRRADILRYVRRIAAQYVPPAGMKIALLVPCSRRKPYFRSKSHRIFRDAVMSSQSATAVHMLTVTSPIGIVPEELETVYPAAHYDIPVTGQWSADEKARAADMLLEILGKGGYEAVVSHLEDERDFVNAALRGAGIEFTDTSEGRTREHASVERLKSVLAAVKISGVPGWRERNRQFLESMARYQFGPYGTRLLEGVTVLGRYPNVRIILNGVQLGMLTEDRGLISLTLKGAERIYEGIPEYCVEIQNFVLRSNLFAAGVKRAGSCIRTGDEVVVTQNDRVAGVGVAMMPGDEMNERGKGEAVRIRHYSSHDAGKR
- a CDS encoding methyltransferase domain-containing protein; its protein translation is MPAVEERQVVVELSLEHELFPAAEVEALSGIAAFTTAKMHRELAILRSRDADLTAGKLCSRLAFSHSVSFLLGDYSTWAEVLKSAQLCGRELGGNTFRVRVVTRDREMKRIVPSMERELGGVISRYGRVDISNAGTEFRVFYSDGRFMLTMLRCAVDRRAIDRRSASNRVFFSPVSLPPRYAKGLLNLCRVSEGERVLDPFCGTGGIVMESMLMGADTVGTDIDGAMISGTIANLRQIGIDGKYELHVLDVSDIPSLGRFDAIVTDPPYGRSSYMNREQPESLYARAMTAFAQCLKRGGRLGIVLPDPSLVDGGKAFTLETCIRQKVHRSLTRNYMVFSRN